Part of the Nitrospira sp. genome is shown below.
CCGGCCCGCAGGTTGAGCACACTGGCCGGCAGCAGGTCGCTGAATTGCAGCCAGATCTGCTCATTCCCGAAGGCTCCCCCTTCCGCCACCTCCTGCGCGAACTCGGCCAGAAACCCAACCTTCGGCGCGGCGGTGCCGGCGGCCATCAGCTCGACTTCCCCGATCTCGGCCTTGCTGGTTGTGGAGAGTCTCGCCTTGGTCACCGGGTCATCCTGATGGGCGTTGAGGTATTGCATCGTGCCGATAACGGAAACAGGCAGACTCTTCAGCTCCCAGGGATACTTGCCGTTCTCGCCCGGCAGCCGGAATCCCCGTTGCTTGAACTCCATCCCGAACTCGTTCAGCAGTGGAAACGCTGTATGGCAGTCGCTGCACTTGAGCCCGTGTTCGCGTGAAAACGTGGGAATGGCCGAAGCCCGCCGGGCGGACGACAACACCACAGCGACCAACACCACGAGCATCAGCACGAGGATCACCGATAGTGGCGGTTTCTTCATCCTCACCTCTCCTCACCTTCCTTGGGCGGTCTACCTGCCCGACTGCGTTAAGGTCCGCAGGTACGCGATCACCTGCCACCGCTGCTCTTCACTCAACTTATCTTTGTAACCCGGCATCTTGGAGCCGGGCTTCTTCTCGGAAATGCGCCAGAACCAGTACTCATCCGAATGGTTCTGGCCCACGGTCGGATCAGACAAATCCGGCGCGCCCTTTCCGAGACGTGTCGGCTTGCCATCAGTCCCATGACACCTGGCACAGTTGACATCTGGTTTGGCTTGGCCCTCGAACACGTCTTTTCCTGCTGCCCGGATTTTCGGATCATCGTGCCACCCGGATGGCATCCCCTTCGCCTTGTATCCTGCGGGGATCTCTTCCTCAGAGGCGGCCATAGCGATGCCTTTGAAGAGACGAGGCTGCCCACCTATGAGGACCAGCATGGACATGCCTAACAGCACCGGCAAGACCATGCTGGACCACAGATACCTTCTCCTCGATCGGCTTAATTCCCTTTTACTGGCTGATACAGTCATCACATGCCTCCTTGGAGCCATCACTTCAGGGACACCATGTAGTTCGTAAGATCCGTCAGTTCCTGCCCGCTGAGTTCATAGGGCGGCATCTCTGAACCGGGCACGAGCGACTGAGGGTCTTTGAAATGGCGCATGAGCCAGTCCCGATCGCGCGCCTGGCCGATGTACGAGAGATCTGGGCCGACAGCCTCTCCCGTCCCATGAATACGGTGGCATCCCGCACACCCCAGCTGCTGATACAGCAGCTGGCCCCGCAGCACCGACGGATCGGTCACGGGCAGCGAAGCCACTTCCCGCATCGAGATCGTCAGCAGGACGAGCACCGCGAGCAGAAACACGCCGCCCAGCCCTATCGCGACTGGGCGAGAAAAGGGCCGACGAGCCGGTTGACGATCCAGCCAGGGCAGCAAGAACAAGGCAAGGTAAAACAGGACAGGGAGCACCACCGTGCCCACGATCTCCCAGGGACCCTTCATGTACTTGAGGAGCTGATAGTAGAAGAGGAAATACCACTCGGGCGCCGGTGAAAAGCTCGTATCAGAAGGATTAGCCGGATCACTCAAAGGAGCAGGCAGGCTGAGCGCAAGGCCTGCTACCAACGAGAACGTGATGCCGATCGCGACGGCATCCATGGCTACTTGTTTCGGCCAGAATGGCTCCGAGAAGGCCAGGCCCCGTGCTTCATCCCAGGGCCCAGCAGGGCCTACTCGTCGAAGAATGAAGAGGTGCAACACGATGAACCCCATCAGGAGCCAGGGTAAGAAGAGCGTGTGAAGCGCATAGAAGCGGCTCAGTGTCATCGCCCCGAGCTGTTGCCCGCCCCGGATGATCCTGATCAGAAGATCGCCGACCAGGGGAATCGTTCCCACGATGTTGATCCCCACCTGGGTCGCCCAGTAGGCACGCTGGTCCCATGGGAGGAGATACCCACTGAACCCGAAGGCCAACGTGAGCAGAAACAGAACGACGCCCACCACCCACAGCAGCTCACGGGGGCGCTTGTAGGCGCCATAGAGAAATACCTGGAGCATGTGGAGCCCGATGGCGACCATCATTGCACTCGCCCCCCAGTGGTGGAGTCCCCGGATGAACGATCCGAATGGAACCTCGTCCATGATGTACCGGATGCTGGCATGGGCATGCTCGGTCGAGGGCGAGTAGGAGATTGCCAGGAACATCCCGGTGATCAACTGGAGGAAGAAGCAAAAGAGCGCGATACTGCCGAAGACATAGATCGAGCTTGCGCCTCCAGGGATCGGCTCCTCTAACAGTGCAATGCGAACAGGGGTGAGTTTCAGCCGCTCATCCAGCCACTGATACAACCGTCCACTCATAGGGGCCCTCACAGTTCGATCTTCGCCGAAGCGCCAGATTTGAATTCCTTGTACATGACCAAGAGCCGCCCGTCCTGGACTTTCGCTGGGAGGACATCCAGCGAGCGCGGCGCAGGACCCGCCAAGACATTCCCATCTCGCGAAAAGAAACTATGGTGGCACGGACAATGAAACTGTTCCTTATCAGGCTCCCAACGGTACCCGCAGCCGAGGTGCGTACAGATGGGCGCATACACTGTTATAGCCCCTTTGTCGTCCTTGACGACCCACACGGATTTCTTCGCAGTGGTCTTCTGCCAGCCGTCTGTCACCGACAGCACGAGCTCTCGCTCACCAGGGCGACCCGGCACCAGAGAGTCGATCGGCCCCGCATCGGCCCAATCCGGTGCACGCCGTCTCAGGGCAGGCAAGATGGTGTAGCCCAACAGGGGAATTCCGATCGTTGTCGCAATCAGCGCGGCGATCGATCCAGTTAGCCAGGCCAGAAATGGCCTCCGTCCTTCAGCGTCAGAACCTAATTGCATGGGAGTCTTTCCTCCTCTTTTCTTTGAAAGCACTCGGTTTGGCTACGTCGTTCCGCCAAGCCGACAGGGTCTTGCCCGGTATGACGACAAAGGAAGCACGGCGCGCTAAAGCCTTGGCCGATGTTCGGCTGCCATCGCCTTGGCTTCCGCAGCCGCTCTGCGATAGCTCTCCGCAATCGCGCGGCAACGAGCGGCATGCTCGGCCGCTTGGACTGTGTCGTACTTTTTGGGATGTGTTTCATAGAACTCGGCCAGGGACTCCCAATCCTTCGCCTTTCCCGTAAACTCCTGAGCTTGCTGCGCGTAGTATTTCGCCAGGCCTGCATGGTCCTGGCGGTCCAAGAGCCGCTGAGCCGAGGCCTCCCGGTGTGCAATCCCCAGCGCCTCGGCTTCATCGGCCGCCTTGCGATAACTGTCGGCAATGGCCCGACAGTGGGCCACGTGCCGAGCCGCTTCCCCCCGTGGCGCGAGTTCCGGATGCTTCTCGTAAAACTCGGCCATAAACTCCCAGTCCTTTGCCATCTGGCGCAAGTCCTGAGCCTGCCGCTCGTAGTAGCTCGCCAGACCCGCTTCGCTGCTCGGTATCAGGTGAAGGGCGCCTGGGCCTGCGCAGCCTTGCAGCCCGATGGCAAGGCTCAGGCCCCACAGCAGAGATATAAGTTGGCGCGTGATCATGGTCGGACCTCCTCTGCCTGAACCGGAACTTCCTCAACCTCATTTGCCTGACCGGCTGAAGGCTCCTCCGGTTGGCGAGAAGACCAGCCAATCGATAAGTCGCCCCACACGGCTGCGGTCTCCTGCCACCTTGAATCGCTTTCAGAGAGTCAAGTCCTCACAAGACTTCAAGCAGACACAACACGTCTCCCTTTGCTGTGAACCGGCGCCCGGTTCACGATAATCCGTTCATCCACTCGTTCCCCGCAGTGAACCCCTCGCCACACCACACGAACCATACCTGCACTGCAGGGGGCCTCAGCTTTCCAAGAGGTCCGCACTGTGCCTTCCCCCACACCGGTGACAGCGTGGGTTCTGGGGCGCAACCATCGGTGGGTCAGCGGCGTCAGATGTTCTCACTGTGAACTCCCAAATCCACAGAGGCACGGGCTGTATACGCACACGATGAATACCGTGGTGTATGTGAACCGGTCGAGCAAACAACATGCCGGGAAGGCATTCCTCGGAAAAACGTCACTCGGCACACAGTTGTTGAGGATACGTGGAGTGGCCGCTCCTTGCAGTGGGGACGAACGCCTCACGTGCGAGCAGAGTATGGGCGCAAATCTCCACATCAGAAAATCGGCACCGCCGACTTCAAGGCTTCCGGCCCTCAAATCCCTTCATGTAGTACTCCGGATTCTGATCGAATTGCTCCTTGCACTCCTTCGCGCAGAAGTAATAGGTCTCTCCGTGATACTGACTGGTGACCGGCGCCGTGCTCTTCTCGATCCACATCCCGCACACACGGTCCATTTCTTTTTGGTGTTTCATGGCTCCCTCCTTATCTTCGGTTATTGCCGGCGTGCGTCGGACCGGCACAGGGTCGCGCGGTCTGAACGACTACTGTGCTTCCTCTAGGTCCCTTCTTCCCATTGCCGATGTAGTCGCGAATGGCATGCAGCCGCACCCAGGGAAACCGGTACGATCCCTGTGGTCGCTTGGCGTGCAGATCCTTGTAGAGCGGCTGGTGCTGGTGCCAAAGAATCGCAAGGTGAAGCTTCGGGCTCACGACAAACGAGAAGGGCTCCCCATCGCTGGACCCGTCCGGAGAGCTTCCCCGTAACTGATACTCCACGCGATCCCCGTCCGCAAACGGGCCGACGTTGAGAAACCAGTAGCTGTTGGCCTCCCGGTTGAAATTCCAGGTGCCCTCCACCTGTCCAGTATGCACCCTGCCGTTCTGGTGCATGACCCGATAGTCGATCCAGATCCACTGGCTGTGCTC
Proteins encoded:
- a CDS encoding YHS domain-containing protein gives rise to the protein MKHQKEMDRVCGMWIEKSTAPVTSQYHGETYYFCAKECKEQFDQNPEYYMKGFEGRKP
- a CDS encoding cytochrome b N-terminal domain-containing protein, which gives rise to MSGRLYQWLDERLKLTPVRIALLEEPIPGGASSIYVFGSIALFCFFLQLITGMFLAISYSPSTEHAHASIRYIMDEVPFGSFIRGLHHWGASAMMVAIGLHMLQVFLYGAYKRPRELLWVVGVVLFLLTLAFGFSGYLLPWDQRAYWATQVGINIVGTIPLVGDLLIRIIRGGQQLGAMTLSRFYALHTLFLPWLLMGFIVLHLFILRRVGPAGPWDEARGLAFSEPFWPKQVAMDAVAIGITFSLVAGLALSLPAPLSDPANPSDTSFSPAPEWYFLFYYQLLKYMKGPWEIVGTVVLPVLFYLALFLLPWLDRQPARRPFSRPVAIGLGGVFLLAVLVLLTISMREVASLPVTDPSVLRGQLLYQQLGCAGCHRIHGTGEAVGPDLSYIGQARDRDWLMRHFKDPQSLVPGSEMPPYELSGQELTDLTNYMVSLK
- a CDS encoding cytochrome c, coding for MVLPVLLGMSMLVLIGGQPRLFKGIAMAASEEEIPAGYKAKGMPSGWHDDPKIRAAGKDVFEGQAKPDVNCARCHGTDGKPTRLGKGAPDLSDPTVGQNHSDEYWFWRISEKKPGSKMPGYKDKLSEEQRWQVIAYLRTLTQSGR
- a CDS encoding ubiquinol-cytochrome c reductase iron-sulfur subunit, whose product is MQLGSDAEGRRPFLAWLTGSIAALIATTIGIPLLGYTILPALRRRAPDWADAGPIDSLVPGRPGERELVLSVTDGWQKTTAKKSVWVVKDDKGAITVYAPICTHLGCGYRWEPDKEQFHCPCHHSFFSRDGNVLAGPAPRSLDVLPAKVQDGRLLVMYKEFKSGASAKIEL